One stretch of Actinacidiphila sp. DG2A-62 DNA includes these proteins:
- a CDS encoding putative bifunctional diguanylate cyclase/phosphodiesterase → MGGPSGSPGSTPESTAHVITQSHLQEWSAPSDELAGGPRDAALPDTGLPGAALPGAGLPDTGLPNAGPHDYRAAFAVAGTAMALLGPDGAVLAANPALADLLGTAPERMVAMGAAALLGLGGDPHAHAAFHEVLTGRRRRLRCTRRLARLDGGTVRAEITLARTDGAPLLLTVQDVGERDGLREELRHLRMHDPVTRLPNRALFFERLAVACDRAQPPDADGTGRIGLCYLDLDGFKAVNDTLGHRVGDELLAAVAGLLEIAEPGGHLVARLGGDEFAVLLQDSTGTGQATALAAAALEALQRPFDVAGHRLAVSASIGVVEREAAGTTATLLMQAADTTLYWAKADGKARWTLFDPERNEHRMTRQALSRTLRQAVERGEFVLDYQPLVALDTGELRGVEALVRWEHPHFGRLAPNRFIGLAEEDGSIVQLGRWVLAESCRQARAWEQAFPAAPPVVSVNVAVRQVWDSDLVADVAAILRETGLPPRLLQLELTESALMGSAGRPLQALHALHEMGVRIAIDDFGTGYSNLAYMSRLPVSALKLDGSFVQGFRSAEHPNPADETIVVALVDLAHRLGLTVTAECVENAEQAERLRRIGCDTGQGWHWSRPVGADAISALLN, encoded by the coding sequence ATGGGCGGACCCTCGGGCAGCCCCGGAAGCACGCCCGAGAGTACGGCACACGTCATCACACAGAGTCACCTCCAGGAGTGGTCCGCGCCCTCCGACGAGCTGGCCGGCGGCCCCCGGGACGCGGCGCTCCCGGACACCGGCCTCCCCGGCGCGGCGCTCCCGGGCGCCGGTCTCCCGGACACCGGCCTTCCCAACGCCGGCCCGCACGACTACCGCGCCGCCTTCGCCGTGGCCGGCACGGCGATGGCGCTGCTCGGCCCGGACGGCGCGGTGCTCGCGGCCAACCCCGCGCTCGCCGACCTGCTGGGCACCGCGCCCGAGCGGATGGTCGCGATGGGCGCGGCGGCGCTGCTGGGGCTGGGCGGCGACCCGCACGCGCACGCCGCCTTCCACGAGGTGCTCACCGGCCGGCGCCGGCGGCTGCGCTGCACCCGCAGGCTGGCCCGGCTCGACGGCGGCACGGTCCGCGCCGAGATCACCCTGGCCCGCACCGACGGCGCGCCGCTGCTGCTGACCGTCCAGGACGTCGGCGAACGCGACGGCCTGCGCGAGGAGTTGCGGCACCTGCGGATGCACGACCCGGTGACCCGGCTGCCGAACCGGGCGCTGTTCTTCGAGCGGCTCGCCGTGGCCTGCGACCGCGCGCAGCCGCCGGACGCGGACGGCACCGGCCGGATCGGGCTGTGCTACCTGGACCTGGACGGCTTCAAGGCGGTCAATGACACGCTCGGCCACCGGGTCGGCGACGAGCTGCTCGCGGCGGTGGCCGGGCTCCTGGAGATCGCGGAGCCCGGCGGCCACCTGGTGGCGCGCCTGGGCGGCGACGAGTTCGCGGTGCTGCTGCAGGACTCCACCGGCACCGGTCAGGCCACCGCGCTGGCCGCGGCGGCGCTGGAGGCGCTCCAGCGGCCGTTCGACGTGGCCGGGCACCGGCTGGCGGTGTCGGCGAGCATCGGCGTGGTGGAGCGGGAGGCGGCCGGCACCACCGCGACGCTGCTGATGCAGGCCGCGGACACCACGCTGTACTGGGCGAAGGCCGACGGCAAGGCGCGCTGGACGCTCTTCGACCCCGAGCGCAACGAGCACCGGATGACCCGCCAGGCGCTGTCGCGCACCCTGCGGCAGGCCGTCGAGCGCGGCGAGTTCGTCCTGGACTACCAGCCGCTGGTGGCGCTGGACACCGGCGAACTGCGCGGCGTGGAGGCGCTGGTGCGCTGGGAGCACCCGCACTTCGGGCGGCTGGCGCCGAACCGCTTCATCGGGCTGGCCGAGGAGGACGGCTCGATCGTGCAGCTGGGCCGCTGGGTGCTGGCCGAGTCCTGCCGCCAGGCGCGGGCCTGGGAGCAGGCGTTCCCCGCCGCGCCGCCGGTGGTGAGCGTCAACGTGGCGGTGCGGCAGGTGTGGGACTCCGACCTGGTGGCCGATGTGGCGGCGATCCTGCGGGAGACCGGGCTGCCGCCGCGGCTGCTGCAGTTGGAGCTGACCGAGTCGGCGCTGATGGGCTCGGCCGGGCGGCCGTTGCAGGCGCTGCACGCGCTGCACGAGATGGGCGTGCGGATCGCCATCGACGACTTCGGCACCGGCTACTCCAACCTCGCCTACATGAGCAGGCTTCCGGTGTCCGCGCTGAAGCTGGACGGCTCCTTCGTGCAGGGCTTCCGGTCCGCCGAGCACCCCAACCCGGCCGACGAGACGATCGTGGTGGCGCTGGTCGACCTCGCCCACCGGCTCGGCCTGACAGTGACCGCGGAGTGCGTGGAGAACGCCGAGCAGGCCGAGCGGCTGCGCCGGATCGGCTGCGACACCGGCCAGGGCTGGCACTGGTCCCGGCCGGTGGGCGCGGACGCGATCTCCGCGCTGCTGAACTGA
- a CDS encoding glycosyl hydrolase family 18 protein: MTAGALAALAFGGGTAQADTAAAKPAAAAATSSGGVKIAYYDQWSVYGNAFYPKNLDTEGIAGKLDILNYSFENIDPTNLTCFEATKASDSTNESDPNAGDGAGDAFADYQKSFGADISVNGTADTWNQPIVGNFNQLKELKAKYPKLKIVASIGGWTYSKYFSDVAATDASRKKFVSSCIDMFIKGNLPVQGGYGGTGSAAGIFDGFDLDWEYPGSPNGHVGNHYSAADKANYTALAAEFRSELDAYGAANGGKHMLLTAALPSGQDKIANLQTDKLGQYLDYANIMTYDMHGAWDATGPTNHQDPTYQSASDPSSAISPGTSKYSTDEAIKAWTTGDPAYGIPGGFPANKITMGYPLYYRGWTGVPAGSNHGLYQSATGPASARGISQVAGTAYYKELSGIVDNASTTFWDAASGSNYFYNGTEFWTGLGSQGIQAKADYAHCHGLGGSMMYSLLDLDASATLFNKIVTATNGSAPADCSGTGGTSGGTSTGTSTGTSTGTSTGTSSGTTSGTTSGTTTGTTTGTTTGTTTGTTTGTSTGTTTGSTTGGTGGCTLPAWSSTAIYVNGDKVSYNGHNWQAKWWTTNEVPGTTGEWGVWLDLGAC; encoded by the coding sequence ATGACCGCCGGTGCGCTGGCCGCGCTGGCCTTCGGCGGAGGCACCGCGCAGGCGGACACCGCCGCCGCCAAGCCGGCCGCCGCCGCGGCCACGAGCAGCGGCGGCGTCAAGATCGCCTACTACGACCAGTGGAGCGTGTACGGCAACGCGTTCTACCCCAAGAACCTCGACACCGAGGGCATCGCGGGCAAGCTGGACATCCTCAACTACTCGTTCGAGAACATCGATCCGACCAATCTCACGTGTTTCGAGGCGACCAAGGCGTCGGACTCCACGAACGAGAGCGACCCCAACGCCGGTGACGGCGCGGGCGACGCGTTCGCCGACTACCAGAAGTCCTTCGGCGCCGACATCAGCGTCAACGGCACCGCGGACACCTGGAACCAGCCGATCGTGGGCAACTTCAACCAGCTCAAGGAGCTGAAGGCGAAGTACCCGAAGCTGAAGATCGTCGCCTCCATCGGCGGCTGGACCTACTCCAAGTACTTCTCCGACGTCGCGGCCACCGACGCCTCCCGCAAGAAGTTCGTCAGCTCCTGCATCGACATGTTCATCAAGGGCAACCTGCCGGTCCAGGGTGGCTACGGGGGCACCGGCTCGGCGGCCGGCATCTTCGACGGCTTCGACCTCGACTGGGAGTACCCCGGCTCGCCCAACGGCCACGTGGGCAACCACTACAGCGCGGCCGACAAGGCCAACTACACCGCGCTGGCGGCCGAGTTCCGCTCCGAGCTGGACGCGTACGGCGCGGCCAACGGCGGCAAGCACATGCTGCTCACCGCGGCGCTGCCGTCCGGCCAGGACAAGATCGCGAACCTCCAGACCGACAAGCTCGGGCAGTACCTGGACTACGCGAACATCATGACCTACGACATGCACGGCGCCTGGGACGCGACCGGTCCGACCAACCACCAGGACCCCACGTACCAGTCGGCGAGCGACCCGTCCTCGGCGATCAGCCCCGGGACCTCGAAGTACAGCACCGACGAGGCGATCAAGGCCTGGACCACCGGCGACCCCGCGTACGGCATCCCCGGCGGCTTCCCGGCCAACAAGATCACCATGGGCTACCCGCTGTACTACCGCGGCTGGACCGGCGTGCCGGCCGGCAGCAACCACGGCCTGTACCAGTCGGCCACCGGACCCGCCTCGGCGCGCGGCATCAGCCAGGTCGCGGGCACCGCGTACTACAAGGAGCTGTCCGGCATCGTCGACAACGCCTCGACCACCTTCTGGGACGCGGCCTCGGGCTCCAACTACTTCTACAACGGCACCGAGTTCTGGACCGGACTGGGCAGCCAGGGCATCCAGGCCAAGGCGGACTACGCGCACTGCCACGGTCTCGGCGGCTCGATGATGTACTCGCTGCTCGACCTGGACGCCTCGGCCACGCTCTTCAACAAGATCGTGACCGCCACCAACGGGTCCGCCCCGGCCGACTGCTCCGGCACCGGCGGCACCAGCGGCGGCACGTCCACCGGCACGTCGACCGGCACCAGCACCGGTACGTCGACCGGCACCAGCTCGGGCACGACGTCCGGCACCACGTCGGGCACGACCACGGGCACCACGACCGGCACGACCACCGGCACCACCACCGGCACCACGACCGGCACCAGCACCGGCACCACCACGGGCAGCACGACCGGCGGCACCGGCGGCTGCACGCTGCCGGCCTGGAGCTCCACCGCCATCTACGTCAACGGCGACAAGGTCTCCTACAACGGCCACAACTGGCAGGCCAAGTGGTGGACCACCAACGAGGTGCCCGGCACCACCGGTGAGTGGGGCGTCTGGCTGGACCTCGGCGCCTGCTGA
- a CDS encoding LLM class flavin-dependent oxidoreductase yields MGDERLGIRGPARGTAPVPLSVLDLATVGKGLTATDALRTSVAIARTAERRGYHRMWVAEHHSMPGVASSSPAVILAHLAAHTRTLRLGSGGVMLPNHAPLVIAEQFGTLEALAPGRIDLGLGRAPGTDGATAAALRRLESLHEGADDFPRQLAELTRFLDDDFPDGHPYARIHAIPGPVQGSAEGGVQSPHRPSVWLLGSSGFSAQLAGALGLPFSFAHHFSAANTVPALALYRESFRPSEVLDRPYASIGVSALAAEDPEQARRQVLAGALSMLRLRTGRPGLVPTPEEAADYEFRPMEREFVDSWLANVIYGDPESVRRGLDELVARTGADELVITANAHTPAARLRSYELVADAYGFPQDATAGVDAGAAAGAGEEAGADGGADVGRGAPTGVSAP; encoded by the coding sequence GTGGGTGACGAACGACTGGGCATCCGCGGACCGGCCCGCGGAACCGCGCCCGTACCGCTGTCGGTTTTGGACCTGGCCACCGTCGGCAAGGGGCTCACCGCCACCGACGCGCTGCGCACCAGCGTGGCGATCGCACGGACCGCCGAGCGGCGCGGCTACCACCGGATGTGGGTGGCCGAGCACCACTCCATGCCCGGCGTCGCCAGCTCCTCGCCCGCGGTGATCCTCGCCCACCTGGCCGCCCACACCCGCACCCTGCGGCTCGGCTCGGGCGGGGTGATGCTGCCCAACCACGCGCCGCTGGTGATCGCCGAGCAGTTCGGCACGCTGGAGGCGCTCGCGCCCGGCCGGATCGACCTCGGGCTGGGCCGCGCGCCCGGCACCGACGGGGCGACCGCCGCCGCGCTGCGCCGGCTGGAGTCGCTGCACGAGGGCGCCGACGACTTCCCGCGCCAGCTCGCCGAGCTGACCCGGTTCCTGGACGACGACTTCCCCGACGGCCACCCCTACGCCCGCATCCACGCCATCCCCGGCCCGGTCCAGGGCAGCGCGGAGGGCGGGGTGCAGTCGCCGCACCGGCCGAGCGTGTGGCTGCTGGGCTCCTCCGGCTTCAGCGCCCAGCTGGCCGGCGCGCTCGGGCTGCCGTTCTCCTTCGCGCACCACTTCTCCGCCGCCAACACTGTGCCCGCGCTGGCCCTGTACCGCGAGTCGTTCCGGCCCTCGGAGGTGCTGGACCGCCCCTACGCCTCGATCGGGGTGTCCGCGCTGGCCGCCGAGGACCCGGAGCAGGCCCGCCGCCAGGTGCTGGCCGGCGCGCTGTCGATGCTGCGGCTGCGCACCGGCCGGCCCGGCCTGGTGCCCACCCCGGAGGAGGCGGCGGACTACGAGTTCCGGCCGATGGAACGGGAGTTCGTCGACTCCTGGCTGGCGAACGTCATCTACGGCGACCCGGAGTCGGTGCGCCGCGGGCTGGACGAGCTGGTCGCGCGGACCGGCGCGGACGAGCTGGTGATCACCGCCAACGCGCACACGCCGGCGGCCCGGCTGCGCTCGTACGAACTCGTCGCCGACGCCTACGGCTTCCCGCAGGACGCCACCGCCGGCGTCGACGCCGGCGCCGCCGCCGGCGCTGGCGAGGAGGCCGGCGCGGACGGCGGCGCGGACGTCGGGCGCGGGGCCCCGACAGGAGTGTCCGCTCCCTGA
- a CDS encoding transposase family protein, translating into MKKQPPAGGSPGVVYQVRLPVSKRTVDLVAGLIRRRRKQLGTRWRKAAPGTQAIVVLAVLRHDQRLADMAGGNAVSAATVRRWVLEVLDLLAAKAPRLDRALKKIARSGGAVVLLDGTLVRTRRRTGAANRKNYSGKHKAHGLLFLALTDEKGNLIWISSARPGRASEITAARHDHITAHLREAGLGALADLGFVGLDDDPDDNPVIITGRKATRSRRLTDAEREANRLVSRERAAVEHGFANLKTWRVLTKVRMNARHATTLLRALLVLANSEVRR; encoded by the coding sequence GTGAAGAAGCAGCCGCCCGCCGGGGGCTCTCCCGGTGTTGTCTACCAGGTCCGGCTTCCCGTGTCGAAGCGGACCGTCGATCTCGTCGCCGGACTGATACGCCGGCGCCGCAAGCAGCTGGGCACGCGCTGGCGCAAGGCCGCCCCCGGCACCCAGGCGATCGTCGTGCTCGCTGTCCTGCGTCACGACCAGCGCCTGGCCGACATGGCCGGCGGCAACGCGGTCTCGGCCGCCACCGTCCGACGCTGGGTCCTCGAAGTACTCGACCTGCTGGCCGCGAAGGCCCCACGTCTGGACCGCGCCCTGAAGAAGATCGCCCGTTCCGGCGGTGCGGTGGTCCTGCTGGACGGCACCCTGGTCCGCACCCGCCGCCGCACCGGGGCGGCCAACCGCAAGAACTACAGCGGGAAACACAAGGCCCACGGCCTGCTCTTCCTTGCTCTCACCGATGAGAAGGGCAACCTGATCTGGATCTCCTCGGCCCGTCCCGGCCGGGCCAGCGAGATCACCGCCGCCCGCCACGACCACATCACCGCGCATCTGCGCGAGGCCGGCCTCGGCGCCCTTGCCGACCTCGGCTTCGTCGGACTGGACGACGACCCTGACGACAATCCCGTGATCATCACCGGCCGCAAGGCGACGCGCTCCCGCCGCCTCACCGACGCCGAGAGGGAGGCGAACCGGCTGGTCAGCCGCGAACGCGCCGCCGTTGAGCACGGCTTCGCGAACCTGAAGACCTGGCGCGTCCTGACCAAGGTCCGCATGAACGCCCGTCACGCCACCACCCTGCTGCGGGCCCTGCTCGTCCTAGCGAACTCCGAGGTCCGACGGTGA
- a CDS encoding IclR family transcriptional regulator — MKRSQSVDSHRHGVTAEQLAREIGVPMAYLEQLLGMLRHERYLGFLPGGGYVVGESLVLLGAADRDAALAEKLKAVLAELRDEVGAAVYFSRYDDGEVKIIDFADGPNAPKVNEWVDFRSSAHASAVGKCLLAQLDHNGRLEHLSRHRPARLTSRTEVDDRVLLTKLERQPATVPTLDLQEYAVGTVCAAIPVTIGKTVACLALSMPYAQAHRLRPAADTLHERAAPVLLSMSI; from the coding sequence GTGAAACGATCTCAATCCGTCGACTCGCACCGGCACGGCGTCACCGCCGAGCAGCTGGCGCGGGAGATCGGCGTGCCGATGGCGTATCTGGAACAGCTCCTGGGCATGCTGCGGCACGAGCGCTATCTCGGTTTCCTGCCCGGCGGCGGCTACGTAGTCGGCGAGTCCCTGGTGCTGCTCGGCGCGGCGGACCGCGACGCGGCGCTGGCCGAGAAGCTCAAGGCGGTGCTGGCCGAGCTGCGCGACGAGGTCGGCGCGGCGGTCTACTTCAGCCGCTACGACGACGGCGAAGTCAAGATCATCGACTTCGCCGACGGCCCGAACGCGCCGAAGGTCAACGAGTGGGTGGACTTCCGCTCCTCCGCCCACGCCAGCGCGGTCGGCAAGTGCCTGCTGGCGCAGCTGGACCACAACGGCCGGCTGGAGCACCTGTCCCGGCACCGCCCGGCCCGGCTCACCTCGCGCACCGAGGTCGACGACCGGGTGCTGCTGACGAAGCTGGAGCGGCAGCCGGCCACCGTCCCCACCCTGGACCTCCAGGAGTACGCGGTGGGCACGGTCTGCGCCGCCATCCCGGTGACCATCGGCAAGACGGTGGCCTGCCTGGCGCTGTCCATGCCGTACGCCCAGGCGCACCGGCTGCGGCCCGCGGCCGACACCCTGCACGAGCGCGCCGCGCCGGTGCTGCTGTCGATGAGCATCTGA
- a CDS encoding pentapeptide repeat-containing protein, with amino-acid sequence MTDAELPTDAELRADCAACFALCCVGLAFTRSADFARDKAAGEPCGNLGADHRCGVHGRLRATGWTGCSVYDCIGAGQKVSRRTFGGADWRDAADGGAAMFAALPVMRQLHELLWYLTDVLDRPAAAELHGPAARELARLRALTDTDPTGLLAVDPAAERAAVGGLLRRASALVRAGAPGRGARRGGARARPGADLIGARLRGADLRAADLRGAYLIGADLRGADLRLADLIGADLRAADLRGADLTGALFVTQAQLNAARGDARTRVPARPARPAHWADADMVMSTPADHV; translated from the coding sequence CTGACGGACGCCGAGCTGCCGACGGACGCTGAGCTGCGGGCGGACTGCGCCGCGTGCTTCGCGCTGTGCTGCGTCGGCCTGGCCTTCACCCGGTCCGCGGACTTCGCCCGCGACAAGGCGGCCGGCGAGCCCTGCGGCAACCTCGGCGCGGACCACCGCTGCGGCGTCCACGGCCGGCTGCGCGCCACCGGCTGGACCGGCTGCTCGGTCTACGACTGCATCGGCGCCGGCCAGAAGGTCTCCCGCCGCACCTTCGGCGGCGCGGACTGGCGGGACGCCGCCGACGGGGGCGCCGCGATGTTCGCCGCACTGCCGGTGATGCGCCAGCTGCACGAGCTGCTGTGGTACCTCACCGACGTGCTGGACCGGCCGGCCGCCGCCGAGCTGCACGGCCCGGCCGCCCGGGAGCTGGCCCGCCTGCGCGCGCTCACCGACACCGACCCCACCGGGCTGCTCGCGGTGGACCCGGCCGCCGAGCGGGCCGCGGTCGGCGGCCTGCTGCGGCGGGCGAGCGCGCTGGTCAGGGCCGGGGCCCCGGGCCGCGGGGCCCGCCGCGGCGGCGCCCGTGCACGGCCGGGCGCCGACCTGATCGGGGCCCGGCTGCGCGGCGCCGACCTGCGCGCGGCGGACCTGCGCGGCGCCTACCTCATCGGCGCCGACCTGCGCGGCGCGGACCTGCGGCTGGCCGACCTGATCGGCGCCGATCTGCGCGCGGCCGATCTGCGCGGCGCCGACCTGACCGGCGCGCTGTTCGTCACCCAGGCCCAGCTGAACGCCGCCAGGGGCGACGCGCGCACCCGCGTGCCGGCCCGCCCGGCGCGGCCGGCCCACTGGGCGGACGCGGACATGGTCATGAGCACCCCCGCAGATCACGTATAG
- a CDS encoding M1 family metallopeptidase, giving the protein MRKALIATATAALAGLLVIPAAAAGTAGPGAPGIGDPYYPTYGNGGYDVSHYDLDLSYQPATDTLSGTTTVTATATQGLTSFDLDFALDVSKVTVNGRPAAFATSGEQELVVTPRHPLARGQRISVAVTYSGVPSTVQRYGFTSWQRTPDGGVAVNEPESAWWWFPSNDHPADKATYDVTVKVPSGEQAISNGLLVSSRTRNGWTSFHWRQDEQQATYLATLAVGRFDLTHSRTGAGVPVINAYSTALDPTVAANARASVERTGEIIDFLSGWFGPYPFDAAGGYVPNVTSHFSLEAQTRVFYSPAFFAKGVNTDVVAHELTHQWWGDDVSLERWSDIWLNEGFASYAEWLWAEHEGKGTPQQLARQVYDAHPADDPFWTVKPGDPGAANQFDDAVYDRGAVAVQALRDTIGDPAFRALLKAWPAQHRYGNGTIAQFETLAEHLSGRNLHDFFQTWLFTPAKPASFPAGS; this is encoded by the coding sequence GTGCGCAAGGCACTGATCGCAACCGCCACCGCCGCCCTCGCGGGCCTGCTGGTGATCCCGGCAGCCGCGGCCGGCACCGCGGGCCCGGGCGCGCCCGGGATCGGCGACCCGTACTACCCGACGTACGGCAACGGCGGCTACGACGTCTCCCACTACGACCTGGACCTGTCCTACCAGCCGGCGACGGACACGCTCAGCGGCACCACGACGGTCACCGCGACCGCGACGCAGGGCCTGACCAGCTTCGACCTGGACTTCGCGCTGGACGTCAGCAAGGTCACGGTGAACGGCAGGCCCGCGGCGTTCGCCACCAGCGGCGAGCAGGAGCTGGTGGTCACCCCGCGGCACCCGCTGGCCCGCGGCCAGCGGATCTCGGTCGCCGTCACCTACTCCGGGGTGCCGTCGACCGTGCAGCGGTACGGGTTCACCTCCTGGCAGCGCACCCCGGACGGGGGAGTGGCGGTCAACGAGCCGGAGTCGGCGTGGTGGTGGTTCCCCAGCAACGACCACCCCGCGGACAAGGCCACCTACGACGTCACCGTGAAGGTGCCGTCCGGCGAGCAGGCGATCAGCAACGGCCTGCTGGTCTCCTCGCGGACCCGGAACGGCTGGACCTCCTTCCACTGGCGGCAGGACGAGCAGCAGGCCACGTACCTGGCCACCCTCGCGGTCGGCCGCTTCGACCTCACGCACAGCCGCACCGGCGCGGGCGTGCCGGTGATCAACGCGTACAGCACCGCACTGGACCCGACCGTCGCCGCCAACGCCCGGGCGTCGGTCGAGCGCACCGGCGAGATCATCGACTTCCTCAGCGGCTGGTTCGGCCCCTACCCGTTCGACGCCGCCGGCGGCTACGTGCCGAACGTGACCTCGCACTTCTCCCTGGAGGCGCAGACCCGCGTCTTCTACAGCCCGGCGTTCTTCGCCAAGGGCGTGAACACCGACGTCGTCGCGCACGAGCTGACCCACCAGTGGTGGGGCGACGACGTCTCGCTGGAGCGCTGGTCGGACATCTGGCTCAACGAGGGCTTCGCCAGCTACGCCGAGTGGCTGTGGGCCGAGCACGAGGGCAAGGGCACCCCGCAGCAGCTCGCGCGGCAGGTCTACGACGCGCACCCGGCCGACGACCCGTTCTGGACGGTGAAGCCCGGCGACCCGGGCGCGGCCAACCAGTTCGACGACGCGGTCTACGACCGGGGCGCGGTCGCCGTCCAGGCGCTGCGCGACACCATCGGCGACCCCGCGTTCCGCGCGCTGCTCAAGGCGTGGCCCGCGCAGCACCGCTACGGCAACGGCACGATCGCGCAGTTCGAGACGCTCGCCGAGCACCTGTCCGGCCGGAACCTGCACGACTTCTTCCAGACCTGGCTGTTCACCCCGGCCAAGCCGGCGAGCTTCCCGGCCGGGTCCTGA
- a CDS encoding PP2C family protein-serine/threonine phosphatase — translation MKKAWFTRTVARLESEHLSRMGMSLPIGALLVVVAADLMAGRDHFLTPGIVVAPALASITVNWRRTLVVSLLGAAVQAALSPYDGVTDIPDHDVLFGQLFAYGLVCVFSVYIAWRRETGAKAYTAISSVAEAAQHALMQPPAPRVGPVRVAARYVSAADAAQIGGDLYAVLETPHGVRALIGDVRGKGLAAVQTSAVVLGAFREAAYDEGGLDRLAARVDTSVRRHVTGGDFITALFAQFDAPCGSVELLHYGHVPPLLVSRDGSVTRADPAEPWLPLGLADMVAGGPTPWRVPLRPGDVLVLCTDGVIEARDPRDGAFYPLAERVGPLVAGRGGDLDSAVEGLYADLLRHAGGSLSDDVILLLLAPDGPGDGAGEAARAGDAKAAGDAET, via the coding sequence GTGAAGAAGGCCTGGTTCACCCGGACAGTGGCGCGGCTGGAGAGCGAGCACCTGTCCCGGATGGGCATGTCGCTCCCGATCGGCGCGCTGCTCGTCGTGGTGGCCGCGGACCTGATGGCCGGCCGGGACCACTTCCTCACCCCGGGCATCGTCGTGGCGCCCGCGCTGGCCTCCATCACCGTCAACTGGCGCCGCACCCTGGTGGTCAGCCTGCTCGGCGCGGCCGTGCAGGCCGCGCTGTCGCCGTACGACGGGGTGACCGACATCCCCGACCACGACGTGCTCTTCGGCCAGCTCTTCGCCTACGGGCTGGTGTGCGTCTTCAGCGTCTACATCGCCTGGCGGCGGGAGACCGGCGCGAAGGCGTACACCGCGATCTCCTCGGTCGCCGAGGCCGCGCAGCACGCGCTGATGCAGCCGCCCGCGCCCCGGGTCGGCCCGGTGCGGGTCGCCGCGCGCTACGTCTCGGCGGCCGACGCCGCGCAGATCGGCGGCGATCTGTACGCGGTGCTGGAGACCCCGCACGGGGTGCGCGCGCTGATCGGGGACGTGCGCGGCAAGGGCCTCGCGGCGGTGCAGACCTCGGCGGTGGTGCTCGGCGCGTTCCGCGAGGCCGCCTACGACGAGGGCGGCCTGGACCGGCTGGCGGCCCGGGTGGACACCAGCGTGCGCCGGCACGTCACCGGCGGCGACTTCATCACCGCGCTGTTCGCGCAGTTCGACGCCCCTTGCGGCAGCGTGGAGCTGCTGCACTACGGGCACGTGCCGCCGCTGCTGGTGTCCCGCGACGGCAGCGTGACCAGGGCCGACCCGGCCGAGCCCTGGCTGCCGCTGGGACTGGCCGACATGGTGGCCGGCGGCCCGACGCCGTGGCGGGTGCCGCTGCGCCCCGGGGACGTGCTGGTGCTGTGCACGGACGGCGTGATCGAGGCCCGCGACCCGCGCGACGGCGCGTTCTACCCGCTGGCCGAGCGGGTCGGGCCACTGGTCGCGGGCCGCGGCGGCGACCTGGACTCGGCGGTGGAGGGCCTGTACGCGGACCTGCTGCGGCACGCCGGAGGGTCGCTGTCCGACGACGTGATCCTGCTGCTGCTGGCGCCCGACGGTCCGGGGGACGGCGCGGGGGAGGCGGCGCGGGCGGGGGACGCGAAGGCCGCGGGGGACGCGGAGACGTAG